Below is a genomic region from Atribacteraceae bacterium.
GCGGGGTCCTGCCACTGGAACAACTTCCAAAAGAAGGGGGTCAACCGGATATAACCGATTTTTTGCATGATCCTTCCTCTATCCATCGCTTCCCACCTTCTTCGCCTGCGGCGAAGATTTCTGCCAGTGCCGCCCGGTACCGGGGGCACATAGGGACCGTTCTTCTGTTCCAGAGGGACGTGGTCGTTTTTCCGGTAGGGCGGGCGGCGGGCCTAAGGAGATCCCCCGCCTTTACCCTTTACCCTACGCCCAGGAAGGCCCGGCTCCAGTCCGGAACCCCATCTCCCCGGGAGAGGTGCGTAACTTCTCGCTGGCTGGTATCCTTTTCATGGGTGGATGGCCCAACTCTTTAGATTTCCCTCAAATGTACTGTAGCACAACGGCCATCCACTTTTTGTTTTTACAGGAATTGTAAGACAGATTTTACTGCAAAAACTCATTTCACCGAGGCCCCGTTGCCATCAGCAACGCCTCATCTGGCATTTTCTTGCACGCATCAATGACCACGTCCGGTTGCAGTGCTGCTGAAAAGGCCATCCTTGGCCTTTTTACTTCGAAAATGCGGTGATTTCGGCGGCTGATTCAGGCAGCTCAGGCCCAGGCTTCCTTCGTTCTTTTGCAGCAAAATTACTTATTGCAGTAGAATCAAGATATGATCTAAACGGATCAAGAGAAAAGTCTTAACAAAATATCTTTTCTATGTTATCTTTGAATTAAGTGGTAAGCTTTTGGAGTTTTTTGATGGCTACAACCACAACAAAAGGTTGAAGAAAATAGATACCTCGCCTTTACAGGCGGGAAGTGCCCGCTAGATTAAATTATAAAACACAGCGGAATACCTAAAAGAAACCAAAGATATAGTCTTACAACGTATCGTTATCTAACAATTATAAATGAATACCATATCAATCACCGGGATTTTTGTGCGAACCGGTTGTATTATGCGGTTTTTTATGCCGTCAGTGCCGCGTTGACCAACCGGAACCAGCACTAGCGGAAAACTTTAGAATCCGGGTTGCATTTCAGCGAGAATTTGTTAAAACTAATTTATTCTCCTCTTATGGCGGAATTATACGACGCATTACTTTGTGACCGTGAAGAAGCCGATACATGGTTTATTCGGAATTCGATCCAAAAATTTTGCAGGAGGAATCGACTCAATTTAAAGAGTTCCTTAATGTTTTTCTTTTCAAGAGTCAGTACAAAAAGAAGAGCATTCAAAAAAAATATTTGTAAGAGGTGAATTTAAGCCTCCGGTATGTTTATAGTGGATAACGGGGAAAAGGAGAACATTGATCGCCGTTCCATGACTACTTCTCTCTTGTTGACTTGATCATTAATTTTAGGGGGCCAGTCAGATGATGGGTCAAAACTACTAGCGGGTGAGACGGTGAAGGAGCAAAATGCGTAAGGGAGAGAGTTTCAGCGATATTCTCATTCAAGCCCTGCCGGTCTTCTTCGTCGCTATCGATGTCGATGGCAAGACGATGATGATGAATGAGGCGATGCGAAACGCGCTCGGCTATACCGTTAATGAGGTGTTAGGAAAGGATTATCTGACGAATTTCGTCCCCCAGAGTGACCGCGGATCGCTCTCCCAAATATTCGAAAAACTGGCAGGTTCGCGCGAGCCGATGGTAAACGAGAATCGTGTGCTGACCAGGGACGGCCGAGAACTTCTCGTCGAATGGCATGGCCGGCCGATCTTCACCGAAGAAGGCGAATACGACTTCTTCTACGGGATAGGGATCGACATCACCGAACGGAAGCGGAACCAGAGGAAGATCGCGCACCTTAACCTTGCACTGCGCGCCATCAGTAACGTCAACCAGTTCATCGTCACCGAGAAGGAGCGCGATCGACTGGTACAGGGTGTCTGCGACAGGCTCAGCGAGGCGCACGGCTATCATACCGCCTGGATCGGTCTACTCAATGAAGAAAAAGGCCTTATTACGGTAGGACAGTCCCCCTCAAGCCAGGAGTCCATAGCGCCGACCGCCCATCTGCTGCGCGGTCGGTTGCCGATCTGCGCCCAGAAGGCACTGGCGCAACCTGGAGTCCAGGTAAGCGCAGAGCCACATGCAGAGTGTGCTGGCTGTTCTCTGTCCGGCACGCATCGTGGTCGGGGAGTGATGGCCATCCGGTTGGAACATGCGGGAAAGGTCTACGGAATGCTCACTGCGTCCATCCCCGCCGATTTCATTTTCGATAAGGAAGAGTACGAACTATTCGCTGAAGTCGCGCTGGACATCGCGTTTGCCCTGAGCAACATCGAGCTGGAAGCTAAGCGCCAGCAGGCTGAGGAAGCCCTCACCCGCAAGGTGCAAGAGCTGGATGCCCTTAACGCAGCCTCGCAGGTGGTGAACGCCTCTCTCGATCTGGATCAGGTGTTGGGAAAGATCGTGTCGCTGGCGAAAGAGGCGGTGGGCGCCGATTACACCAGCATCCTGCTGGTCGATGAAAAAAGCGGCACGGTGCGTAGCTTTGAGAATTTTCCAGATGTACCGTCAATCGAGGATCGCGCTCAGGAGCATGGCCTTACCCGTCTGGTCATGGGCACAGGACAGATGGTGATCGTCGATGAGATCGGTGAGGACGGTACGATTGTCCCGGAACTGGGTGCCGGGGTGCCGCGCCTGGTCAATCCGCATATGGTGGGGACAAATATCAAGTCGGTAGCCTATCTGCCGCTAACCGGCAAGGCCGGTTCGATTGGAGTCCTCCACCTGCGCAACCTGCGGCCGCAAGCATTTCGTGGTCAAGAAACGCTGCTGACCACCTTTGCCAATCAGGCGGCTATTGCCGTAGAGAACGCACGGCTGTACGAGACGGTCTCCCGGGAACTCACCGAGCGCAAGCGAGCGGAGGAGGCGTTGCGGAAGAGCGAAAGACGTCTTCGGACAATGAACAGGGTGCTTGCGAAGCTATCGCGAAGTATGAAGATAAAAAACGGCGATCCGGGCGCCTTCCTGAAGGAGATTACCGAGGTTGCGGCCCGCACGCTCGAGGTTGAACGGGCCAGCATATGGTTATACGATGAAAAAGGTATAAAGATTCAGTGCCTGGACCAGTATGAACTGGGTGCCGGAAGACATGCCCAGGGCTTCGAGCTGGTTCAGGCAGACTATCCCGCTTACTTTCGGGCCTTGGAAGAGGAGCGCGCTATCGTGGCCGACAATGTACTCACCGACCCCCGAACCAGAGAACTTTCGGAGTCTTACCTTTTTCCTCACGGTATTACCTCCATACTCGATGCCCCGCTTCGGTTGGGCGGCCGAACGGTAGGGGTCATCGCTCATGAACATGTCGGGCCCGCTCGCCGGTGGACGCCGGATGAGCAGAATTTCGCCGGATCGCTGGCGGATTTCGTCTCGCTGGCCATGGAAGCGCAGGAGCGCTGGCAAGCGGAGGAAGCGCTGGCGGAGTCGCAGTGGAAGATAGAGAACCTGAACAAGATAACCCGCCGCTTGGCGGTTTGCGCAACGGAAGATGAAGCCTATCGATTGACTATGGAGGCGGCGGAACGAATCCTGGGGTTCTTGCTCTGCTTCCTGGATATCGTGGAAGGAGACCGGA
It encodes:
- a CDS encoding diguanylate cyclase, translating into MRKGESFSDILIQALPVFFVAIDVDGKTMMMNEAMRNALGYTVNEVLGKDYLTNFVPQSDRGSLSQIFEKLAGSREPMVNENRVLTRDGRELLVEWHGRPIFTEEGEYDFFYGIGIDITERKRNQRKIAHLNLALRAISNVNQFIVTEKERDRLVQGVCDRLSEAHGYHTAWIGLLNEEKGLITVGQSPSSQESIAPTAHLLRGRLPICAQKALAQPGVQVSAEPHAECAGCSLSGTHRGRGVMAIRLEHAGKVYGMLTASIPADFIFDKEEYELFAEVALDIAFALSNIELEAKRQQAEEALTRKVQELDALNAASQVVNASLDLDQVLGKIVSLAKEAVGADYTSILLVDEKSGTVRSFENFPDVPSIEDRAQEHGLTRLVMGTGQMVIVDEIGEDGTIVPELGAGVPRLVNPHMVGTNIKSVAYLPLTGKAGSIGVLHLRNLRPQAFRGQETLLTTFANQAAIAVENARLYETVSRELTERKRAEEALRKSERRLRTMNRVLAKLSRSMKIKNGDPGAFLKEITEVAARTLEVERASIWLYDEKGIKIQCLDQYELGAGRHAQGFELVQADYPAYFRALEEERAIVADNVLTDPRTRELSESYLFPHGITSILDAPLRLGGRTVGVIAHEHVGPARRWTPDEQNFAGSLADFVSLAMEAQERWQAEEALAESQWKIENLNKITRRLAVCATEDEAYRLTMEAAERILGFLLCFLDIVEGDRMVVKATSSELPPGTAVERSLAEDELAARTYHTGKTIVFGSPDEVPEARPARKDFRSGICAPIGDIGVFQVVATDVGAFTEDDVHRLELLLGQTAEAIKRIRLQNELREQAIRDPLTGVYNRRYFTQTIEQEVSRAVRHKRLIAFLMIDVNRFKEINDRFGHQTGDRVLQAVGRLLAQQVREEDIVVRYGGDEFLIVLPETDGGEVDTVKKRIGTAIARINETSKLIDFPVTLSLGCAYWNPGGSESIEEVLAWADQRMYGEKRKQGSGHRSKP